A window from Dehalobacter sp. DCA encodes these proteins:
- a CDS encoding rod shape-determining protein: MVFSKDLGIDLGTANTLVHMKGKGIIVREPSVVAMDIEKNEPLAVGDRAKEMIGRTPGNIVAIRPLKDGVISDFNVTQKMLKYFINRALGSKFLFARPRVVICVPSGVTAVEKRAVKEAALAAGAKDPIIMEEPMAAAIGAGLPVSDPTGNMIVDIGGGTTEVAVISMGGIVTAGSIRVAGDEMDDAIIAYIKKTYNLSVGYQSAENIKMEIGAAYMPEKGLTYAIKGRDLLTGLPKNVEITSEEIVEALNEPVNAIVDAVKNCLEKTPPELAADIMDRGIIMAGGGSLLRNLDRLIADQTGIPVHLAEDPLSCVALGTGKVLENEEILRRIAAMQKN; this comes from the coding sequence ATGGTTTTTTCCAAGGACCTCGGAATCGATCTGGGAACCGCCAATACCCTTGTACATATGAAAGGCAAAGGAATCATAGTACGGGAGCCTTCAGTGGTTGCTATGGATATAGAGAAGAATGAGCCTCTGGCGGTTGGAGACAGAGCCAAGGAGATGATCGGAAGAACTCCGGGAAATATTGTTGCAATCAGACCGTTGAAAGACGGCGTAATCTCGGATTTCAATGTTACTCAAAAAATGCTTAAATATTTTATCAACAGGGCTTTAGGATCAAAATTCTTATTTGCGCGGCCCCGGGTCGTCATTTGTGTGCCGTCCGGAGTTACCGCAGTTGAAAAAAGAGCTGTCAAGGAAGCAGCTCTTGCAGCCGGAGCAAAAGATCCGATCATTATGGAGGAGCCGATGGCTGCCGCCATCGGAGCAGGTCTGCCCGTGAGCGATCCTACCGGGAATATGATTGTCGATATCGGCGGAGGCACAACTGAAGTCGCCGTGATCTCGATGGGAGGCATCGTTACAGCCGGCTCGATCCGGGTAGCCGGAGATGAGATGGATGATGCCATTATTGCGTATATCAAGAAAACTTATAACCTCTCCGTCGGTTATCAGTCGGCTGAGAACATCAAAATGGAGATCGGAGCGGCCTATATGCCGGAAAAAGGTTTGACGTATGCCATCAAAGGACGCGATCTCCTGACAGGTCTCCCCAAGAACGTTGAGATTACTTCCGAAGAAATTGTTGAAGCCTTAAATGAGCCGGTAAATGCTATCGTTGATGCGGTAAAGAACTGCCTTGAGAAAACGCCTCCGGAACTGGCGGCAGATATCATGGACAGAGGCATTATTATGGCGGGAGGCGGATCACTGTTAAGAAATCTGGACAGGCTAATTGCCGATCAGACAGGGATACCCGTCCACCTTGCTGAGGACCCGCTTTCCTGTGTTGCACTTGGTACCGGTAAAGTGCTTGAGAATGAGGAAATTCTAAGAAGGATTGCCGCTATGCAGAAAAATTAA
- the mreC gene encoding rod shape-determining protein MreC, whose product MGKKINPMGIAVLVFAVLLITLTTIHLTGLGSQSPNPVGNAMQRVLSPIESAIWNLGDGIKDNFRAIFSFRTVKAENEELRKQVETLTGDNLQLKQQVLAALRYQELDAVFQSPSLESYEKIGATIINRNPSAWYQTVTVNKGSDHGVKVDDPVVANLGLVGKVISVTPKTSDVLLLLDGEGQVGAFARGNKGEAIFGIVKGTYKKNTRLNSSGELEMNFRQDDEVNAGDLVYTSGLGEVYPKDIPIGVVTEIKIDAKGLLKVASIEPIVDFDSLEEVYVVSIPEDSR is encoded by the coding sequence GTGGGGAAAAAAATAAATCCCATGGGTATAGCCGTTCTCGTTTTTGCTGTTCTGCTGATCACTTTGACGACGATTCATTTGACCGGACTCGGCAGTCAGTCTCCGAACCCTGTCGGGAACGCCATGCAAAGAGTACTTTCACCGATAGAAAGTGCGATTTGGAATCTGGGAGATGGGATTAAAGATAATTTTCGGGCGATTTTCAGTTTTCGGACTGTCAAAGCAGAAAATGAGGAACTTCGTAAACAGGTAGAAACGCTCACGGGAGACAATCTTCAGCTCAAACAACAGGTACTGGCTGCCCTGCGCTATCAGGAACTTGATGCTGTTTTTCAAAGTCCCTCGCTGGAGAGCTATGAGAAAATTGGTGCCACCATTATAAACCGTAATCCTTCAGCCTGGTATCAGACAGTCACCGTCAATAAAGGCAGTGATCACGGCGTAAAAGTGGATGATCCTGTTGTTGCCAATCTGGGTCTGGTCGGGAAAGTCATTTCTGTCACCCCGAAGACCTCGGATGTTTTACTGCTACTCGACGGAGAGGGACAGGTTGGCGCCTTTGCCAGGGGTAATAAAGGTGAGGCAATTTTTGGGATTGTCAAAGGTACGTATAAGAAAAACACCAGGCTGAATTCCTCAGGAGAACTCGAAATGAATTTCCGGCAGGACGATGAAGTCAATGCAGGAGATTTGGTATATACTTCGGGTTTAGGAGAGGTCTATCCCAAGGACATTCCGATTGGTGTTGTTACCGAGATTAAAATTGATGCGAAAGGCTTGCTGAAAGTAGCCTCGATCGAACCCATTGTTGATTTTGATTCTCTGGAGGAAGTCTATGTAGTGAGCATTCCGGAGGACAGTCGATGA
- the mreD gene encoding rod shape-determining protein MreD produces the protein MKRFIVMLLILIVCLILPGTIFHYWSWAGIKPDLAMLWVIYIALHHRPAQGIVYGFVIGLIVDFYLGRYIGLYAIILAVVALLISILQQRWYRENIPLTMVLVFIVTVLGQTLMALIATTAGLNWYLGDAVKVILGISFYNCLLVPLTYPFVHKSFTEGILQPKKKIEQQL, from the coding sequence ATGAAACGTTTTATCGTAATGTTACTGATTCTTATTGTCTGTCTCATCCTCCCGGGGACAATCTTCCATTATTGGTCATGGGCCGGCATAAAACCTGATTTGGCCATGCTCTGGGTTATTTATATCGCTCTGCATCACCGACCGGCTCAGGGAATTGTGTATGGGTTTGTGATCGGCCTGATTGTGGATTTCTATCTCGGAAGGTATATCGGACTCTATGCGATCATTTTAGCTGTCGTTGCACTGCTGATCAGTATACTTCAGCAGCGCTGGTACAGAGAAAACATTCCGCTTACCATGGTGCTCGTCTTTATCGTAACGGTTCTTGGGCAGACCCTGATGGCCTTGATTGCAACCACCGCTGGACTTAACTGGTACCTCGGCGATGCCGTAAAGGTCATTCTGGGCATTTCTTTCTACAACTGCCTATTGGTTCCGCTTACCTATCCCTTCGTCCACAAGTCTTTTACAGAAGGAATTTTGCAGCCTAAAAAGAAGATCGAACAACAATTATAG